A window of Mesomycoplasma lagogenitalium contains these coding sequences:
- a CDS encoding collagen-like protein, producing the protein MARNNRINSRNYKEPFLIVKVKQENSHGLNLSTFYYHKLIYGSIMRAKDLSTDSTSRVESEKISIKILKTVWSVEINDLIIRANKIFNIVSVDVDQFNIQEQKIEAVFLSNLQDNQQLANYLKNVEELKEVEKNVTNFLTIDQFNNEKNQMEQNFNNLLNLKQNSLNENQLNNLQMNHNDFATNDNLNTIKNNLTNEFNKNIKVINQEVEKLKNVEPKLLKQINLKQNNLTESQLDNINLNHDNYLNIDTFNNFKNEVNNKIIVVENKVPDLLNEIEENKQELETVKVDLSNLSNKLTEENFLNSIKGEKGDKGEQGERGEKGEKGDKGDGFDSAQLKNEIIKVVNSFAVDLGSCYDMYKEIDLIRIKKIPQIQWSNDNQNIEKSFAINISELLLKAYIAQIKRTGENKVQFIEDLYTIIKDSGYRLTYANFRETFTGNSTFDNRPNSWFRIDLGRNYGADEIEPNSQAIKGKILEWLDNLPQLPNYENIAHYKHCTVRLRSPQEAEKFVHAEAPIRRRGN; encoded by the coding sequence ATGGCAAGAAATAACAGAATCAATAGTCGCAATTATAAAGAACCCTTTTTAATTGTAAAAGTTAAGCAAGAAAATAGCCACGGCTTAAATCTTTCAACTTTTTATTACCACAAATTAATTTACGGCTCAATTATGCGGGCAAAAGATTTGAGCACAGATTCAACCTCAAGGGTGGAAAGTGAAAAAATCAGCATTAAAATTTTAAAAACTGTTTGAAGTGTTGAAATTAATGATCTTATTATTCGAGCTAATAAAATTTTTAACATTGTTTCGGTTGATGTTGACCAATTCAATATTCAAGAACAAAAAATAGAAGCAGTTTTTTTAAGTAATTTACAAGACAACCAACAACTTGCAAACTATTTAAAAAATGTTGAAGAGTTAAAAGAGGTTGAAAAAAATGTCACTAATTTTTTAACAATTGATCAATTTAATAATGAAAAAAATCAAATGGAGCAAAATTTTAACAATCTTTTAAATTTAAAACAAAATAGTTTAAATGAAAATCAATTAAATAATTTACAAATGAACCACAATGACTTTGCAACAAATGATAATTTAAACACAATAAAAAACAACTTAACGAATGAATTTAATAAAAATATTAAAGTTATTAATCAGGAAGTAGAAAAATTAAAAAATGTTGAACCTAAATTATTAAAACAAATAAATTTAAAGCAAAATAATTTAACAGAAAGTCAGTTAGACAATATTAATTTAAATCACGATAATTATTTAAATATTGATACTTTTAACAATTTTAAAAACGAGGTAAATAATAAAATAATTGTTGTCGAAAATAAAGTTCCCGACCTTTTAAATGAAATTGAAGAAAACAAGCAGGAGTTAGAAACTGTTAAAGTTGATTTATCAAATTTATCAAACAAACTAACAGAAGAGAATTTTTTAAATTCAATTAAAGGAGAAAAAGGGGACAAGGGAGAACAAGGAGAAAGAGGGGAAAAAGGAGAAAAGGGCGATAAGGGCGACGGTTTTGATTCCGCTCAACTAAAAAACGAAATCATTAAGGTGGTAAATAGTTTTGCGGTGGATTTAGGTAGTTGTTATGATATGTATAAGGAAATTGATTTAATTAGAATTAAAAAAATCCCACAAATTCAATGAAGTAATGACAATCAAAACATTGAAAAGAGTTTCGCAATTAATATTTCAGAACTTCTTTTAAAAGCATATATAGCACAAATTAAAAGAACGGGAGAAAATAAAGTTCAGTTTATTGAAGATTTATACACAATAATAAAAGATAGCGGCTATAGGTTGACATATGCTAACTTTAGGGAAACTTTTACAGGAAACTCAACTTTTGACAATCGTCCTAACAGTTGATTCAGAATTGACCTAGGCAGAAACTACGGAGCTGATGAAATTGAGCCAAATAGTCAGGCGATTAAAGGCAAAATATTAGAATGATTAGACAACTTGCCACAATTACCAAATTACGAAAATATAGCACACTATAAACACTGCACCGTGCGACTAAGATCCCCGCAGGAAGCGGAAAAATTCGTTCATGCAGAAGCACCAATAAGAAGGAGGGGGAACTAA
- a CDS encoding phage head-tail connector protein: MFLSETIFEWLEQLKSNLAIADNERDELLLDYIEIARKNIWTQYYELELNESEEVPELHKWSQDLKTKLATLHLAAIYVSNPDINMETSGLIDSRMIFRILGDRINYGKK, encoded by the coding sequence ATGTTTTTAAGCGAAACAATTTTTGAGTGGCTAGAACAATTAAAAAGTAATTTAGCAATTGCAGACAACGAGCGGGATGAGTTATTACTTGACTATATTGAAATAGCAAGGAAGAACATTTGAACACAATACTACGAACTTGAGTTAAATGAAAGTGAAGAAGTCCCCGAACTTCACAAATGGAGCCAAGATTTAAAAACTAAATTAGCCACCTTGCACCTTGCTGCGATTTATGTTTCAAATCCCGACATAAACATGGAAACAAGTGGCTTAATTGACAGCCGTATGATATTCAGAATACTAGGAGACAGGATCAACTATGGCAAGAAATAA
- a CDS encoding HK97 family phage prohead protease: MDKLFYFSANNLKIYKPEEKKRHIELTIQLNSWSPIYESNGFKYREKIAIDAFDKYKPIEEQSISSYLDHKMSIEHLLASTKNKSMKVIKEGEKIVATIEVNENDKQLKRVADLIEQGVIESNSFIFKTGKNGLETREIKNDKNLDYEFIYTEAELISIDPVYAGFYPQDRCRVYDKNSDKITPDILQLIKNEEEGEKMEKYKKEEEENKPNKEKSEDQENEQQEEQKENKEVKNLDLSELNKLIEEFKQLLETNQEHRVIKLEKEVQNMDEKLKIIKQAEESSENFENDFINLRKKAKEGVKLSQREQVRFFNSQLSYLDDVRVIETKLACPVKIDLNKRSLDGTTDLKGLALVETLDMPGIISEWNIVFPELNQLAQRHPLEGLNFVRKAVFIGSQSAIEPIAEGAESTPLHNQTFTVGLSPIRWSTVSSQNNALTRGPELWDKQIQDAKESIYKGIRNRFYKSLFQHADTPMPTNGSYEGGLTQEAKILTAETGKFDFDDINKLIENTKSRYGTDITSRFVIVMHPDTLNHLTREFVKGQRNPGFINLYYTDKSKTAYRGVEIITSDSYPDSTIESGKKLAVIFDRQSIVAYGLTLTVATDPYKDMSRDITNTYVSTRGEVKLIDPHVNSRFIEVK, translated from the coding sequence ATGGATAAGTTGTTTTACTTTTCGGCTAATAATTTAAAAATTTATAAACCCGAAGAGAAAAAAAGACACATAGAATTAACAATTCAATTAAATAGTTGAAGCCCTATCTATGAATCGAATGGATTTAAATACAGGGAGAAAATTGCGATCGATGCTTTTGATAAATATAAACCAATTGAAGAGCAATCAATAAGCTCATATTTGGATCATAAAATGTCAATAGAGCACCTTTTAGCAAGCACCAAAAATAAAAGTATGAAAGTTATAAAAGAGGGTGAAAAAATTGTCGCTACCATTGAGGTAAATGAAAATGACAAACAATTAAAAAGGGTTGCCGATTTAATCGAGCAAGGAGTTATAGAAAGTAATTCCTTTATATTTAAAACGGGTAAAAATGGACTTGAAACCAGAGAAATAAAAAACGATAAAAATCTAGATTATGAGTTCATTTACACAGAAGCCGAATTGATAAGCATCGACCCCGTTTATGCTGGTTTTTATCCGCAAGATAGATGTCGGGTTTATGATAAAAATAGCGATAAAATAACCCCAGATATTTTACAACTTATTAAAAACGAAGAGGAGGGCGAAAAAATGGAGAAATATAAAAAAGAAGAGGAAGAAAATAAACCAAATAAAGAAAAGTCAGAAGACCAAGAAAATGAACAACAAGAAGAACAAAAAGAAAATAAGGAAGTTAAAAATCTTGATTTGTCTGAATTAAATAAATTAATTGAAGAATTTAAACAATTACTAGAAACCAATCAAGAACACAGAGTTATCAAATTAGAAAAGGAGGTCCAAAATATGGACGAAAAATTAAAAATAATTAAACAAGCTGAAGAAAGTTCGGAAAATTTTGAAAATGATTTTATAAATTTAAGAAAGAAAGCAAAAGAGGGAGTAAAATTATCACAAAGGGAACAAGTAAGATTCTTCAATTCTCAATTGTCTTATTTAGATGATGTTAGAGTTATAGAAACTAAACTAGCGTGCCCTGTAAAAATAGATCTTAATAAAAGGAGTTTAGACGGAACGACTGACTTAAAAGGTTTAGCTTTAGTTGAAACACTAGATATGCCTGGAATAATTTCAGAGTGAAACATTGTATTTCCTGAATTAAATCAATTAGCCCAAAGACATCCGCTTGAGGGTTTAAATTTTGTTAGAAAGGCGGTCTTTATAGGTTCTCAGTCAGCGATCGAACCAATAGCCGAAGGAGCGGAATCAACACCATTGCACAATCAAACTTTTACAGTTGGTTTATCGCCAATTAGATGATCTACCGTCTCATCACAAAACAATGCTTTAACAAGAGGGCCAGAACTTTGAGACAAACAGATCCAAGATGCTAAAGAATCGATTTACAAGGGAATACGAAACAGATTTTATAAAAGTTTATTCCAACACGCGGATACTCCTATGCCTACAAACGGATCATATGAGGGCGGTCTAACACAAGAGGCAAAAATCTTAACAGCTGAAACAGGTAAATTTGATTTTGATGACATTAATAAATTAATTGAAAATACAAAGTCAAGATACGGGACCGATATAACTTCTCGTTTCGTTATTGTTATGCACCCAGATACATTAAACCATTTAACACGAGAATTTGTAAAGGGACAAAGAAACCCGGGATTTATTAACTTGTATTATACTGATAAAAGCAAAACAGCTTACAGAGGTGTAGAAATTATTACTTCAGATTCTTATCCAGATTCAACAATTGAAAGTGGTAAAAAACTTGCAGTTATTTTCGACAGACAATCGATCGTTGCTTACGGTTTAACTTTAACAGTTGCAACCGACCCTTATAAAGATATGTCGAGAGATATTACAAACACCTATGTTTCCACTCGTGGCGAAGTTAAATTAATTGACCCGCATGTTAATAGCCGTTTTATTGAAGTAAAATAA
- a CDS encoding phage portal protein, producing MTLKDKIKNFFKLKKIDNNHNYQDFNIPLNFNFSSSTIRTLSEHEFLTFGLCVRAFQLIANDIGKVNFRHIKYNENEEGETILNSPISKLLNKKINDNLTPWEFKKIIIWNLLIYGVAPIYKIFNENGEVEELAPIYPNYIYKVEESGKLFYILKRNGKELLKFNDFEIIWIEFEQVKGFDNVNIRSLFQSTISKIKENELAMMNAIKNDISYSAFIKIKDTTNKQQREQANLALKEMIENHKRSGSFAVVLDDKWDLGKASDIVNMRIDFQTRNSIGREFAASLGIPPSKLGIDDPNKYNSSAELNKDYVDNALKPILINICQKLSFSLLKNENEEITFKPLDLLKLDIKTIQEFASSAINNGYATANEIRALIGLDKHPDGDKLLINSTLIPITAINNQFLNQSNDQDKKGSNEVYSTDENETIKKGGDDG from the coding sequence ATGACTTTAAAAGACAAAATCAAAAACTTTTTTAAATTAAAAAAAATTGATAATAATCACAATTATCAAGATTTTAACATTCCGTTAAATTTTAATTTTTCAAGTTCTACAATTAGAACATTAAGTGAGCACGAGTTTTTGACTTTTGGTTTGTGTGTTCGTGCTTTTCAATTAATAGCGAATGATATAGGTAAGGTTAATTTTAGGCATATTAAATACAACGAAAACGAAGAGGGGGAAACAATTTTAAACTCGCCGATTTCTAAGTTATTAAATAAAAAAATTAATGATAATTTAACACCGTGAGAATTTAAAAAAATTATTATATGGAATTTATTAATCTACGGAGTTGCTCCCATTTATAAGATATTTAACGAAAACGGAGAGGTTGAAGAATTAGCACCAATTTACCCCAATTATATTTATAAAGTTGAAGAAAGTGGCAAACTTTTTTACATTTTAAAGCGGAATGGAAAAGAACTTTTAAAATTTAATGATTTTGAAATCATTTGAATAGAATTTGAGCAAGTAAAGGGCTTTGATAATGTTAACATTCGTTCACTGTTTCAATCTACAATCTCCAAGATAAAAGAAAACGAACTGGCAATGATGAATGCAATAAAAAACGATATTTCTTACAGTGCTTTTATAAAAATCAAAGACACTACCAATAAGCAACAACGAGAGCAAGCAAATCTAGCACTTAAGGAAATGATCGAAAACCATAAGCGAAGCGGTTCCTTTGCTGTTGTATTAGATGACAAGTGAGATTTGGGAAAGGCCTCCGATATTGTTAACATGCGAATCGATTTTCAAACCAGAAACAGCATAGGGAGAGAATTTGCTGCAAGTTTAGGCATACCACCGAGCAAGTTGGGAATTGATGACCCCAATAAATACAATTCATCAGCTGAATTAAATAAGGACTATGTCGATAATGCTTTAAAACCGATTTTAATAAATATTTGTCAAAAGTTAAGTTTCTCACTTTTAAAAAATGAAAATGAAGAAATAACATTCAAACCCTTGGACTTGCTAAAACTGGACATTAAAACAATTCAAGAGTTTGCTTCTAGTGCTATTAATAACGGTTATGCGACTGCTAACGAAATAAGGGCTTTAATTGGTTTAGATAAACATCCCGACGGCGATAAACTTCTAATTAATTCCACATTAATACCGATTACAGCAATTAACAATCAGTTTTTAAATCAAAGTAATGACCAAGATAAAAAGGGGAGTAATGAAGTTTATTCAACCGATGAAAATGAAACTATAAAAAAGGGAGGTGATGATGGATAA